From Glycine max cultivar Williams 82 chromosome 11, Glycine_max_v4.0, whole genome shotgun sequence, the proteins below share one genomic window:
- the LOC100778124 gene encoding glycosyltransferase-like KOBITO 1 has translation MPVSNHQLYAPLRPNPSSSSSSFSSHSFTSKILLLLTILPVSLAAIAFILQWRGGITDPTALSSPRGSHHYFPGMEPSPLSHLSSHNSNSHHSDCVNLGRTASPSFPYYHNWKLDFEASLTPKICVTTSTSAGLEQILPWMFYHKVIGVTNFFLFVEGKAASPEVSNVLESIPGVKVIYRTKQLEEQQAKSRIWNETWLAGFFYKPCNYELFVKQSLNMEMAIVMARDSGMDWILHLDTDELIHPAGAREYSLRQLLLDVPRHVDMVIFPNYESSIEREDVKEPFSEVSMFKKNYDHLPKDTYFGMYKDSVRGNPNYFLTYGNGKSAARIQDHLRPNGAHRWHNYMKTPNEIKLEEAAVLHYTYAKFSDLTSRRDRCGCKPTKEDVKRCFMLEFDRSAFIIASTATEEEMMKWYNEHVVWGDKDLKMKLLRKGVLTRIYSPMVIIQSLRESGVFSSVIASAPSLSKENFLLSIDSSNSSRAVASVTTLPSTSRKVGRTKESQAATRKALSIESVAFHQVAVPPLSPPGLDNNGLISHN, from the exons ATGCCGGTCTCCAACCACCAGCTCTACGCTCCTCTCCGTCCAAacccatcttcttcttcctcctccttctcTTCCCATTCTTTTACTTCAAAGATCCTTCTCCTCCTGACCATCCTCCCGGTGTCTTTAGCAGCCATTGCGTTCATCCTCCAATGGCGCGGCGGCATCACCGATCCAACAGCCCTCTCGTCCCCGCGTGGGTCCCACCACTACTTCCCCGGCATGGAGCCTTCTCCCCTTTCCCATCTCTCCTCCCATAATTCTAACTCCCATCATTCCGACTGCGTCAATCTTGGCCGCACCGCTTCTCCTTCGTTTCCTTATTACCACAATTGGAAGCTCGACTTTGAGGCCTCTCTCACCCCTAAG ATCTGTGTTACGACTAGTACATCAGCAGGGCTTGAGCAGATTCTACCTTGGATGTTTTACCATAAAGTAATTGGTGTGacaaattttttcctttttgtggaGGGGAAGGCAGCTTCTCCTGAAGTATCTAATGTCCTAGAATCAATTCCT GGTGTAAAGGTTATATATAGAACAAAACAGCTGGAAGAACAACAGGCTAAGAG CCGTATTTGGAACGAGACATGGCTGGCAGGTTTCTTTTATAAACCATGCAATTATGAACTTTTTGTGAAGCAATCCCTCAACATGGAGATGGCTATTGTTATGGCAAGG GATTCTGGCATGGACTGGATTCTTCATCTTGATACAGATGAATTAATACACCCAGCTGGTGCTCGGGAATATTCTTTAAGGCAGTTGCTTCTTGATGTTCCAAGACATGTTGATATGGTCATATTTCCTAACTAT GAGAGCAGTATTGAGCGAGAAGATGTCAAAGAACCTTTTAGTGAG GTATCAATGTTTAAGAAGAATTACGACCATCTTCCAAAGGATACATACTTTGGCATGTATAAAGATTCTGTACGTGGCAATCCAAACTACTTCCTGACTTACGGGAATGGAAAATCAGCTGCTCGGATACAAGATCATCTTCGGCCTAATGGTGCACATAGATGGCATAATTATATGAAAACCCCTAA TGAAATCAAATTGGAAGAGGCTGCTGTTTTACATTACACATATGCTAAATTCTCAGACTTAACTTCTAGACGTGACCGCTGTGGTTGCAAACCTACAAAAGAAGATGTCAAAAGATGCTTCATGTTGGAATTTGATAGATCT GCATTTATTATTGCTTCAACTGCAACTGAAGAAGAAATGATGAAGTG GTATAATGAGCATGTTGTGTGGGGTGATAAAGACCTGAAGATGAAACTTTTGAGGAAGGGAGTATTGACTCGCATATATTCTCCCATG GTCATAATTCAAAGTTTAAGGGAATCTGGAGTCTTCAGTTCTGTCATTGCATCTGCCCCGTCACTTTCCAAAGAAAACTTTCTGCTGTCAATTGATAGTAGTAACTCATCGAGAGCCGTCGCCTCCGTAACCACCCTCCCTTCAACTTCAAGAAAGGTTGGAAGAACCAAAGAATCTCAAGCAGCTACAAGGAAGGCTTTATCTATTGAATCTGTTGCATTTCACCAAGTAGCTGTACCACCACTGTCTCCCCCAGGATTAGATAACAATGGCCTCATTTCACACAATTAA
- the LOC102664732 gene encoding bifunctional endo-1,4-beta-xylanase XylA, whose product MGKWDHRPWRRFFRRRRSPVRPPTFYDINAPLPEYWQDGIPLWEKKYCTIVGLVPRQKIVDSKMFVYCHSNVFDWNDSAAEEAFQNAKSHYWAKINSLPCDISLPDPDTYINQIDWSPYIDPDLIKEIDGAFFIVPDEEQENAMKNKRTKTSLNDENPWECTDTPLSTALENNEVQGWNQGNSGDVDNTDNPWECSITCGNGGLTDNAWEGGPVKSWGWNEEKGHNNQCKDWNSGNSQDKGWGKARDSSWCQQQSNNLANFGNSSWHCKSSQQNVTPMKTGWRNRGANVSGWKQQEKAGVSRRNYGGGWTAQNKGNQWNQGNQWREGSHRHTLGYNGSQFQRDGCQTGHYWGKERSKKRDFFP is encoded by the exons ATGGGTAAATGGGATCATCGTCCGTGGCGAAGGTTCTTCCGCCGTCGAAGATCTCCGGTGCGTCCTCCGACATTCTACGACATCAATGCCCCTCTTCCTG AATATTGGCAGGACGGAATACCCTTATGGGAGAAGAAATACTGCACTATAGTTGGATTGGTACCACGGCAGAAAATtgttgattcaaagatgtttgtATATTGCCACAGTAATGTGTTTGATTGGAATGATTCAGCTGCTGAAGAAGCTtttcaaaatgccaaaagtcatTACTGGGCAAAGATCAACAGCCTTCCCTGTGATATTTCTCTGCCTGATCCAGATacatatattaatcaaatagatTGGAGTCCTTACATTGATCCGGATCTGATTAAGGAAATAGACGGAGCATTCTTTATTGTGCCAGATGAGGAACAAGAAAATGccatgaaaaacaaaagaacaaaaacttCTCTTAATGATGAAAATCCTTGGGAATGTACTGATACACCTCTTAGCACAgctttagaaaataatgaagtaCAAGGATGGAACCAGGGAAACTCTGGAGATGTGGATAATACTGACAATCCATGGGAGTGTAGCATTACTTGTGGAAATGGAGGATTAACTGACAATGCTTGGGAAGGTGGTCCTGTTAAGTCATGGGGTTGGAATGAAGAAAAAGGCCATAACAATCAATGTAAGGATTGGAATTCTGGAAACTCACAAGATAAAGGATGGGGTAAAGCTAGGGACAGTTCTTGGTGCCAGCAGCAGTCAAATAATTTAGCTAACTTTGGCAACTCTTCTTGGCATTGCAAATCTAGTCAACAGAATGTAACTCCAATGAAGACAGGATGGCGAAACAGAGGAGCAAATGTGTCAGGATGGAAGCAACAGGAAAAGGCTGGTGTTTCTAGAAGGAATTATGGAGGAGGGTGGACTGCTCAGAATAAGGGTAACCAGTGGAATCAGGGCAACCAGTGGAGGGAAGGCTCTCATCGGCATACATTAGGCTATAATGGCTCTCAATTCCAAAGGGATGGTTGTCAAACAGGTCATTACTGGGGTAAAGAGAGAAGTAAAAAGAGGGATTTCTTCCCTTGA
- the LOC100797970 gene encoding uncharacterized protein has translation MTTLFCVSNPISHLSAFASLRAPPFFFNSPALRIHAGGRERRGSAVATRAGPSTSSILFAIALPSSLLGVTILAALRMGDKLDRDWLEEMARNEALMELETYDDDDNDDNDDVSSEEDSMETNVQEKPALTQARNRPKREA, from the exons ATGACGACCTTGTTCTGCGTCTCCAATCCAATCTCTCACCTCTCCGCATTTGCTTCCTTGAGGGCCCCGCCCTTCTTCTTCAACTCTCCGGCGCTTCGCATCCACGCCGGCGGCCGGGAACGGCGGGGCTCGGCGGTGGCGACTCGTGCGGGTCCCAGCACTAGCAGCATCCTCTTTGCCATTGCGCTCCCGTCCTCTCTCCTCGGCGTCACCATTTTAGCTGCACTTCGAATGGGCGATAAGCTCGACCGAGACTGGCTTGAAGAG ATGGCAAGAAATGAAGCTTTAATGGAACTTGAAACATATGATGACGATGACAATGATGATAACGATGATGTCAGCAGCGAAGAGGATAGTATGGAAACTAATGTGCAAGAAAAGCCTGCCCTTACACAAGCTCGCAATAGACCCAAAAGGGAAGCTTAA